The Pueribacillus theae DNA window TAATGGGTGTTCCCTTAAACCCGAACGTATCACGAATCCGATTTTCCAAAAAACGTTTGTAAGAAAAATGCAAAAGTTCAGGATCATTCACAAAAACAACAAACGTTGGCGGCTTTACCGATACTTGGGTTGCATAATTTATTTTAAGACGTTTTCCTTTAATCGTCGGTGTAGGATTCATCGCGATTGCGTCCATGATGACATCATTGAGCACGTTCGTTTTTACGCGCAGCGCATGATTTTCTGCAACGGTTTGGATCATTGGAAGGATTGCGTTTAATCTCTGTTTTGTGTGGGCGGATACAAATAGGATCGGCGCATAGCTGATAAATTGAAATTCATCTCGAATCTTTGCTTCAAACTGCTGCATTGTCCGTTCGTCCTTTTCGATTGCATCCCACTTGTTCACGACGATAATTAAAGCTCTTCCTGCTTCATGTGCATAGCCCGCAATTTTTTTATCCTGTTCAATAATGCCTTCTTCCGCATTTAAAATGACAAGAACAACATCAGAGCGCTCAATTGCCCGCAATGCTCTCAACACACTATACTTTTCTGTGGTTTCATATACTTTTCCTCTTTTTCTCATGCCTGCTGTATCAATGATAACGTATTCTTGCCCTTCCTTTTCAAAAGAAGAATCAATCGCGTCCCTTGTTGTACCTGCAATATTGCTTACAATGACTCTTTCTCTTCCAAGGATGCTATTAACCAGTGAGGACTTCCCTACATTCGGCCGGCCGATCAAACTAAAGCAAATGACATTTTCATCATATTCTTCAAGATCAATCGTTGGGAAATGGCTTACTACTTCGTCTAGCATATCACCGACTCCCAATCCGTGGGAGCCTGAAACAGGAATGGGCTCTCCCATACCTAGCGAATAAAATTCATAAGCTTCATTTCGTTTTTCAAAATTATCTATTTTATTAACAACTAATACGACGGGTTTTTTTGAGCGAAATAAAAGTTTGGCTATTTCTTCATCTGCCGATGTGATGCCATCTCTTCCGTTTACAACAAAAATAATGACATCCGCCTCATCGATCGCAATTTCGGCTTGCTGTCTTATTTGAACCAAGAGTGGCTCATCTCCAATGTCAATGCCGCCAGTATCAATAAGATGAAATGTATGGTTTAACCAGTCGCCCGTTCCATAAATCCGGTCTCTGGTTACGCCCGGCATATCTTCAACAATTGAGATGCGTTCTCCTATGATTCGATTAAAAATAGTGGATTTTCCAACATTCGGGCGTCCTACGATGGCTACAACCGGTTTTGGCATTCATTTTCTTCCTTTCTTCTTTTCAATAATACGTTCAAATTTAAACAGCTCTATATAGAAAAACCCTTCAGTTTAGAAGGGAAAGGTTGCGATATCAACTTATTCATATTAACAAAAATACACCCAGTCTTCAAACAAACTTTGCCAATCATATAACATTTCGTTTTTCTTCTTTTAGTTTGTGAACCAGCCGGTCCATAAAGTTTACAAATTGTTTATAGGCGAAAATGAGCATGATGCCAACAATAGCCAGCGTCAAACGAGTTAGAAATCCGTCCGTCCCAATTTCATTATACAATCCAATCTCATTTAGAATAATCCCTAAACCAATCTCTCCAATTGTCGCTGACAGGAATAAATTGATCAATTGATGGTTTAATTTTTTTGAAAAAAAAGTACACATCATAGATAAGTAAACTGCAGCAATGAAGGATAATGAAACAATTAACCATACCGGATCATAAATGGAAAACAAAATTAAAGATATATACCCTAGACTAATCATCAAGCTTGTTAAGCAAAGATAAATTTGAAACACGAATGATTCCGTCACTAAAAGGTAGATGGAAAGACATAAAAAGAAAATGACGCCTCCATTAATCAAGAAATGAAACATAGCGATGTCATAGCTTGAAAAAATTATTGCTAGAAGCGTAATGATTCCTAATCGAATACGCATTTTGTTTTTAGCCATTATCCATGTAATCCAAACCCAGAAAATCCAAGCAACCCAGTAAAAAATAATCTCTTCCATTTATAGCCCACTCATTTTCATTTTTTTTATAAGTGTAGCCATAATAAAAGAAACCCATAAGTGACACCCTCTCTCCATTGAAATAGAGAGCTTTCTTGTGAAAGATCGGTAGCTGCTCACTCCGACAGAGGCACGGATGAAGAAATAGTCGTGCCCGTTGTTCCATTTCTGACCTGTCTTCATTATGACAGCTGAAGGTCGTGCCACAACGACCCTCCTGCATAGGATTATACCTTGCAGGCACCTGGTCTATCGTTCAATTGAACTACACCGCCAGGCTCGTACTTCTTGCGCTTCTTGCGATGTTTTTCGCCGCATTTAAATCGGCATGACAAACATAGCCACATTGTTTGCAATGGAATTTGCTCTTGTAACGGTTCCTTTTGTCCTCATACCCGCAATGAAAACAAGTTTGGCTTGTCTTGTAGGGATCGATATCGGTGACAGGAATGTTATGTTTGGCTGCCTTTTGTTTGATAAACATTTTCAATTGATAAAAAGGCCATGAGTGAATGGTCCGATCAGCTTGTTTCGTTGTTTTACACGTGTTTCGGATATTTTCGAGTTGCTCAATTTGAATCATCGGCTGGTTAAATTGCAAGCAAAATGTGATAAGGTCATGAGCTAACTTGCGGTTGTAGTCCGTTATCCAACGCCTTTCTTTATTCCCGATTTGTTCGATTGCACGCTGTGCTTTCTTTTTACCTAGAGAACGTCTCAGGGATCTAAAATGGCGCCTGATATAACCGACTTCTTTTCCACTGAACCATTGCCGCTTTCCCGGCTCTAACTCCGTTATCACCGCAATATGCCTTAAGCCAAGGTCAATACCAATGGGTGTACGTTGTGTTTCTTTATTTTGTGATGATTGCCCAATGTCACAGGAGATTTCGATGGGGATCGCCACATACCAGTTTCGCCTCCTGCGAAGGAGTTGGATCGTACCGCGAAAGTTTCGATTCAGTTTTGTTAAGTATGGGAAATAGGTGTTCACCCAATCCGTTTCGAGAACAGGCAGATACTTTTTTCCCATACTCGTTGTGAAGCCAAGATACCAGCGGCCTTTTTTGAATTGTGTATCCCAGTTTTGGTTATTAATGCTGATAGGGGTGTTTGCTTTAAAAACGGGGATGGATTTCGCTACTTCCATCTTATAGTCAGATACGGCTTTCTTTGCTCGGCGAATCGCTTCATTTTTGATGGTGCTCTTTAAAGGGAAGGGAACATTTTTGGAGGTAAGTTTCTCGCCATTCAACAAGCGGGTGACACAATCGTTCAGGCAATGAACAAACGTTTTTTGTTCTCGCAGCCACGCTTTGTGTTTCCTTTTTGAAGGTTTCTTTAACTTGACCAAATAGGTGATAGTTGCCATGTTTTCACCTCCTCAAACGGAACGTATGTTTCTATATTTCATTATATGAAAAAGAAAACGGACATGCAAGTGATTTTAAGTCAAAATAAAAAAATAAGGCGATTCATCCCCTCATTGAAATGAAGGGCGTTCTCGCCTAATGTTCGTAAAAAAACTGTCTATTCGATCGAATAGACAGTTTAACGGTTGCTGAATTTACTAGGTTTTATTCCTCTTTCAGTTAACCAATGATGTGTGTTACCGCTAATGACAATAGGAGCTTTTTGTAGAGATTGAATGTCCTTTCTTCCTAGAGCGGTCATGATCATTTTAAGTTCGTTCAATATGTATTCGATTTCTTTGATTAATGATTCCAATCCCTCATTCAATAAAATGTTTAAAAAGAAACCGGCCATCCCACAAGCAGACGCACCGAGAGCGATTGATTTAGCAACTTCCAATCCAGTTTGAATACCTCCAGAAGCAATCACATCGATAAACGGAGAAGTTTGCGTCACTTCCGCAATGGAACTAGCTGTTTGAATTCCCCATTCGTTCATAAAAGTTAACATTCTGTCTCTTCTTTTATTTTCAATTAAAGAAAAATTGGTGCCTCCAAAACCACCGATATCTACGATGTTTACACCGGCATCCAGTAGTTTTTTTGCCGTTTCTTTGCTCATGCCATATCCAACTTCTTTAACAATAAGCGGGATCTCAATATGTTTTGCGATTTTCTCAATGTTTAAAAGGGCATCGCAAAAATCTCGATCCCCTTCTGGCATGACAAGTTCCTGGACGGCATTTACGTGAATTTGGAGTGCATTTGCTTCAATCATCTCGATTGCCTTTTTTGCTTCCTCTACCGTTGCTTCGCTTCCTAGATTGGCGAAGATAACCCCATTTGGGTTTTTATCCCGCATCACTTTATAGGTTCTTTCTTGGAAAGGGTCTTTGATTGCTGCCATTTGAGAACCAACGCCGATCGCAAGATTGCATTCCCGGGCTGCTTCTGCCAGCTGCGAATTGATTTTCTCTGTTCTCCGTCCCCCGCCACCTGTCATCGCATTAATAAAAATTGGCAAACTTAAATCAAGTTCACCAATTTTTGTCGTTAAGTCGATCGTATAAAGCGAAGTCCCTGGCAAACTTTGATGAACGAATGTAACATCATGAAATCCGTGTTCCCGAGACTGACCTGTGGAGAGTGCATATTCGATATGTTCTTTTTTTCTTTTTTCTCTCATGCTTTATCCCCGGCTATTTATATTTTTTCAACTGATCTCCAATCATATCTCCAACTGAAAAACCAGTTGAAGTGTCTGAATCATGTTGTGCATAGTCATTCTTATGAGTAGTTGAATAGTCGTTCGTATTTTGTTCAAGTGCTTTAATACTTAAAGAAACTCTCTTTGCTTCTGGGTTGAAATCGAGAACTTTCACTTTGACTTCTTGATTTTCTTTCAATACTTCAGCAGGTGTGCCGATGTGGCGATTTGAGATTTCTGAAATATGAACAAGGCCTTCGACTCCGGGCGCAATTTCTACAAATGCACCAAAAGAAACAAGCCTTTTTACAGTTCCTGTCAATTCATCGCCAGGTTTAATTTTACCTTCTAATTCTTCCCACGGACCTGGAAGAGTGGCCTTAATTGAGAGAGAAATCCGTTCATTTTCCACATCTACTGAAAGGATTTTCACCTTTACTTCATCCCCCTCTTTAACGACTTCATCAGGTGTTTCTACATGATGGTGGGCTAGTTGCGAAATATGAACAAGGCCGTCTATGCCTCCAATGTTAACGAATGCACCAAAGTCGGTGATGCGTTGTACAATACCTGTCTTTACTTCTCCAGGTTGCAGGCTTGTTAAAATTTCTTTCTTTTTCTTCTCGGCTTCTTCATCTAATACCGCACGGTGAGATAGAATAACTTTATTGCTGTCAGGATCAAATTCAACGATTTTTACGGCCAGCGTTTTTCCTTTATAATCAGAAAAGTCTTCTACAAAATGGTTTTCTACTAATGACGCAGGAATGAACCCTCTAACACCGAGATCAGTAACTAAACCGCCTTTTACAACATCGGCAATTTCAACATCGAATGTTTCCTTATTCTCATACTTGCCCTGTAAATCTTCCCATGCCTTTTCAGCGTCGACAGCTCTTTTTGATAAGACTATTTCATCTTCAGAGGATTTTTTAACTTTTAATTTCAGCTCGTCACCTTCAGATAAAACATCGCTTATTTTATCAATATGCAGGCTTGAAAGCTCGCTTATTGGCAGAACGCCTTCAATTTTATAGCCTATATCAATCAATGCATGTTTTTCTTCAATTTTTGAAACCGTACCAGTTACTTCTTGCCCAATCTCTAGTGTCAATTCATTATTCCTCTCATCAACCATTGACATACCCTCCTTAAATTACAAACAAAAAATGAATCCCTTTTTAATAAGGGTTATACAAAACGTTGTAAATGTCAAATATTTCTTTCCGAAGATTCTAACAGTCCACTAATTTGTTCCATAATGATTGCAGTAGCATCTTTGGCTGACATTTTTTCGCTATATTCCTTAAAATTTACCGGTTTGCCAAAAATTATAATTATTTTTTTAAATGGTTTGTATGAACCGACAATGGCACACGGAACAACAACCGCATCGGAACGAAGGGCAAAAAAACCAGCTCCTGCCAAACCAGAGCCAAGTTTCCCAGTTTTGCTTCTCGTTCCTTCGGGAAAAAATCCCAATACTTCCCCATTGTTTAATATATTTATGCCATTTCGTAGTGCTTGTTTGTCGTTTAATCCCCTTTTAACAGGAAACGTCCCGAGAGCATTCATTAACCATTTCATGATTGGATTGCTGAATAATTCCGCCTTCGCCATAAACCGCACTTTTCTTGGCGTTGCTACTCCGACAAGCGGAGGGTCAAAATTGCTAATATGGTTGCTGCATAATAAGACACCTTTATCAACGGGAATATTGTCTTTTCCTACAATCGTAAGCCTGTTAAAGGTTTTGAAATAAATAAAAAACAAAAATTTTCCGAGAAGATAAATGAAGTTCATCATCCGTTCCTCTCTTTCACAAGTCCCAATATTTTATTGACAACTTCTTGAATTGACAGGTTTGTCGAGTCGATGACAATCGCATCTTCAGCCTTTTTGAGAGGGGCAATTTCCCGTTCTGAATCTTGTCTGTCCCGCAATTCAATTTCTGTTTGCAGCTCGTCCAGGTTAGTAGATACCCCTTTTGAAAGGAGTTCTTCAAACCTTCTCCTCGCTCTTTCTTCTACCGAAGCTGTCAGGAAGATTTTTAGTGCGGCATCTTTTAAGACACATGTTCCAATATCTCTTCCGTCCATTACAACGCCGCCATTCTTTGCGAGAAAACGCTGCCTTGTAAGCATTTCTTCGCGAACTTCTTTATGGACAGCAACTTTTGAGACGGCATTCGTGACCTCTTGAGAACGAATGGCTTCAGTAACATCTTCCCCATTCACAATCACTTTTTGTCCGACTTTATCCTGAATAAGATGAATCTCCGTATTTTCCAGCAGCTTCTTTAAACCGGCGGCATCAGAAAAATGAATATTCGCTTTAATCGCTTCATACGTTAACGCACGAAACATAGCGCCTGTATCAATGTATAAGTAATTTAAATTACTTGCTACTTGGCGGGCCACTGTACTTTTCCCTGCGCCTGCAGGACCATCGATGGCAATCTGTATCTTTCTCATGGATCCTCCTAAATAAGCTTAGTAAGACAGAAAAAAACAGGGAAAATCCTGCTTTTTAAGAACACTGCTATGTAGTTCATGTAAAGCAGAATGAGTCTAATTTTTCCATCTGGCACATTACATTATCTCTCTTTCTTTTTGCTATTTGGTTCATTTCATGTTTATTTAAATCATACCACATTTATTTTCAAGATAATAATCCTTTTTTACGCAATGCCAATTGACGTTCGAAACAATAGCGTATAATAGCTTGTCTGTCTTTTTCTTCAATGTCTTCAAATTTAAAGGAGCCTTTTTTTCGATTATTATCTTCTGATATTCTGACAACTGAGCAGGTTTGTTGAAAATGCATCCGATCGCCACATTGAAATGGCAAGGTGAATGCGCACTGTATTTTCACATCATTTGAAAGATCATGTTTTTCCGGCAGAAGGACGCTAAGCCCACCGCCGCTAATATCGAGTGTTATCGATTCGAATGTTGGAAATTCTTCATTCATTGCACTTACTTCAACTTTTATTTGTGCTTCCACTCTCACATAGGAACGCCTCTGAATACGGATGAATTCATCTTTAGGAGGCAAGCTTAACTCAAACATTAAGATTTTTTCTTTTTTTCTGCCAATAATCTTTGTCTGAAACTTGTAGGCCGTTTTATTCTTTGAAACAAATTTCGCATTGCATGTAAGCCCTATCAAAAAAACTCCATCAGTATTTGTGGAATCATTGGTCGGCAAACTAATAAAAATTGAATGCTCGCCTACATCCACTACTTTAGACCTGAATTTCTTGGAATCCTCATTGAAATTCGGCTCTAATTCAATTACATCTCCAATTTCAAGCACTTTATACCCCCTCCTAAATTACTAATATTCTACATTAAAATTCATTTAAATGAAATATAAAAACCTCCAAAGGAAGATGATCATCTTTCCTGTGGAGGTGTTAATCTTTTATGAACTGTAAAGTGGTTCCGCTTCTTTAAGTTTCTCTACTTTTTCTTCTTCTCCATTCGAGGCGTTTATAAAAATTCGATAGGTATCATCTCCCATAGTACCTAAAAATTCGTAGCAAAGTACTTCTTGTTTAAGTTCATTTTCAATTAATGACATTCTTTCTTCTTGAACTTTTAAGTTGGGATTAACACTTTTCCTTGCTTCATCAATCGATATTTTCTCTGAAGGAAATTTTCTTTCTTTATGGGAAGATAAATATTTCATTCCTTCATAGCCTACAATTGATCCGTCATCAAGCGCCACTTTTATTATAACGGAGTCAGGATAAACGAGAATGTTATCTTGGCTATGCACAAACGTAAAGACCCCTACATGATCGAATTGATTGCTTTCGGTTAAAACCATATTTTTAAATCCATGCTTTTTCAAATAATTAGCAGCCCGCTTTGATGCATCATTTAAGCCAATTTTATTTTCTGCGACATTACGATTGTTTAACATCCATAACGGATGGCCGCCTTTTTTCGAAATATCCATATAGACAGCCTCGTCTTTGCCTGAACCATTTACTGTTACATTATATGCAGCGTATTCAGAGTCATTATTCGTAGCATTAACTTTCATATTTGCAGATGAATCAAGGTTTAAAAACCTTTTTGCAATATCTTTCGCATCGTTTGCAGAGATTTTTTCCCCGGTCAGTTTTTTATTAAGTTTTTCCTCTTTTTTAAGGTCATTGTTCTTGCCTGGCCCCCAATCGACCTCTGTGTAGCCTTCCACATTTTTTTCAACGGTTTGGAATCCATCGATAATCGTATTGTCCATTGGTTGTTTTTCTGAAGCAAGCGCAAGATCCACGTCCATCCAGCGGAGGTTATTTTCCAATGCAATCGATTGAACTTTCCTTAATTCTTGTTTTATTTCTCCAGAGTTTTTATAAAGCTTTTTCAAAGTCTTCATTTCTTCATCAGAAAGAGGTTCCTTGTCCAGGTCGCGAACGGCGACACGGTAAGAGAAATCCCCGATATTTGATAAAAATTCCTCTGTTTTATTAAAAGGCAACAAAGCGAGCGGCAGTTGGCCAACATCACCCCGCGCTTCTGATGTGATGCGCCAAACTTCCGCGAGTGATGGTGAAAGTTGTCTTCTTGAATTCATCGCCAATGTTGAACCGATCTCTTCGTTCAATTGATCAATACGGTATGTTAGTTGGTGAAAAGCCCGCTGGTAGTTATTTTCAGAATGGGTTAAAATTGCATTTTTTTCTTGGTGTTCAGTGTAGCCCCAATATCCAGTGGCGACTGTCGCGACAGCTAAAAGCCCGATTAAAATTGAACGTATCAAAGTAACACCTCCTATTAATGTGCAAAGATATGTTTACCAATCTTCATGGCTTGAGGCCTTGTCCAGATCCAACCCGATGTTGCCGTGTCTGGGTTAAAATAGTAAAGAGCGCCCCCAGTCGGATCCCATCCGTTAATGGCATCGATAACTGCCTTTCTTGAAGTCTCATTCGGCTCAAGCCAAATTTGTCCGTCTGCAACTGCCGTAAAAGCTCTCGGTTCGAATATTACTCCTGATACATCATTCGGGAATGATGGGCTCTCAATCCTGTTCAGAATAACAGCAGCAACGGCAACTTGGCCAATATAAGGCTCTCCTCTTGCTTCCCCATGCACAGCATTCGACATTAATTTAATGTCATTATTTGAGAAGCCTTTCGGTGTGCTGACTGATTTCTGGACTTTAGGCTGTTGTGCTTTCTGTTGATTCTGTTGTTGATTTTGCTGTTGGTTTTGTTGCTTATTTTGTTGCTGTTTATTCTGCTGTTTCGGCTGGCTTGTTTGCCCTTGTTGATTTTTTGTGTCCTTCTTTACTTGTGTTTCATTTCTAGGTTGTCCGCCGTAATGTTTCGGCGTATTCCCTTTTTCCAAATTCCCTTTTACATAGTCCTTATCATACTTGGTCACTTGCAAAAGCTTATTTTTCATTTTTTGCCCGACAAGCCCATCAACCTTAAGGCCAAATTCATATTGAAAGTTGCGCACAGCCCAATACGTACGCCATCCAAATACGCCATCGATTGCCCCGTTATAAAATCCAATGTATTGAAGCCTTGCCTGCAACTCAATAACATCATCGCCGACCGCTCCTTGCTGAATGACTTGCTCTGAAAAGGCTTTGGTATCTTTCGCATCCATTGCAAAGCAAGCGGCAATAAGAAAACAAGCGAGGAGCGTTTTTAAAGTTAAATGAGAACGATTCATCGAAAATTCCTCCCTGTTGACGTTCTTTTAAATGTTGGTCTCCAAAATAAAACAGCTTTTGGCATTCCATTTTGCAAACAGCCTCTTTGATTGACTACTCGTATTTTTCGTCAGGCAAGAATTTTTATGCAAAAAAAACAAAAAAGAACCACTGCCAGCAATTGGCAGTGGTTCACCATCAATCAGTTTGGACATTGAAGTAGCGGCCTTCTGGGTGTGCGAAGACCATTGCGGTGACAGAAGCTTCAGGTTCCATCATGTAGCCATCTGTTAATTGAATTCCAATTTCTTCGGGCTTCATCAAGCGAAATAACTTCGCTTGATCTTCCAGATTCGGGCAGGCAGGATAGCCGTACGAAACGCGGATGCCTTGGTATTTAGCCGAAAAACGATCTTGCATTGTCATTGCAGTCGGATCTGGGATGCCCCATTGATCCCTCATTAATTCATGCGTCCTTTCAGCCAATCCTTCCGCAAGTTCCAAGGCGAGTGCCTGGACCGCATGGCTTTTCAGAAACTCACCGTCGCGTTTTAGCTGTTCGCTGTATTCTCTTATCCCTTTACCTGCTGTGACTGCCAGAAAACCAACGTAATCTTTTTTGTCATCGCGAAGGAAGTCAGCTAGGCAAAGATAAGGCGCTTTGTTTTGTCTAGGAAAGGTAAACGTTTCAATCACTTTGCTGTGATCGTCCGGGTCAAAAATATAAATAGTGTCTTTTTCCGATTTCGCCGGAAAAAATTGGTACATCGCATTGGCGGTAATCAGCTGTTTTTCTTCTCCTTCGTTAAATAGCTCATCTATCAATTCTTTTAATTGTAAGGTTCTTTCATCTTTTTCTTCAAGCAGGCGACTCACTTTACCTTTTACGCCTAAGTGTCTGCCAAGAAGCATTTGCATGTTCACATAAGGCTTCACATGCTGCAAAGGAATGTTTCTAATAATATGTTTCTTCAAATCAATTGGCTGATAAACATCAGCTTTTTGAACATTCGATCTTTCTGGTATTGGTTCTGCAACAACTTGGACAGTTGCCCTTTGCCTTTCATCCGCTCGTTTCTCGTTTATTGCTTCAGCTAATTTTTGCCGTGATTCAGGATCGGCGAGTTTATTTGCAAGTTCAAGCCCATCCATTGCATCTTTTGCAAACAAAACGAGGCCGCCATACTCCGGTGCAATTTTTGTGTGTGTGAATTTTCGGCTTAATGCTGCTCCCCCGACAAGCACTGGGATGGAAATATTTGCTTCTTTTAAATCTTTTACTGTTAAAACCATTTGCTGTGCTGATTTTACGAGAAGTCCCGATAATCCAATCGCATCGGGCTTTTCGCGTTTGTATGCTTCAATAAGTTCAGCAGGCGCCACCTTAATACCGAGGTTAACGATGTTAAAACCGTTATTTCCCAATATGATTTCAACGAGGTTTTTACCGATATCGTGGACATCGCCTTTAACGGTCGCAAGCAATATTTTCCCTTTGCCTGTTTCATCACTCGCTTCCATAAATTGTTCCAGATACGAGACGGAAGCTTTCATCACTTCAGCGCTTTGTAAAACTTCGGCGACGATTAATTCATTTAAGTTAAACAGCCTGCCGACTTCTTCCATCCCGGCCATAAGCGGGCCATTTATAATATCGAGTGGTTTTTCGTATTTTTTTAGGGCTTGCTCCAAATCTGGGATTAATCCTTCTTTAGAACCTTCGATAACGTAATTTGCGATTCGCTCCTCTAGTGTCAGATTTGAAGCTTGAACTTTCTTTTCGACTTTCTTTTCCCGATAAAATGCAACAAATTCATCTAATGTTTCTTTGGATGTGTCGAATAACAATTTATCCGACATTTCTTTTTCTTTATCAGGAATCGAAGCGTAGCGTTCAAGTTTTTCAGTATTAACGATCGCGTAATCCAACCCAGCTTTTGTACAGTGATAAAGATAAACGGCATTTAATACTTCTCTTCCCGCGGGTGGTATTCCAAACGAAACATTG harbors:
- the der gene encoding ribosome biogenesis GTPase Der, with translation MPKPVVAIVGRPNVGKSTIFNRIIGERISIVEDMPGVTRDRIYGTGDWLNHTFHLIDTGGIDIGDEPLLVQIRQQAEIAIDEADVIIFVVNGRDGITSADEEIAKLLFRSKKPVVLVVNKIDNFEKRNEAYEFYSLGMGEPIPVSGSHGLGVGDMLDEVVSHFPTIDLEEYDENVICFSLIGRPNVGKSSLVNSILGRERVIVSNIAGTTRDAIDSSFEKEGQEYVIIDTAGMRKRGKVYETTEKYSVLRALRAIERSDVVLVILNAEEGIIEQDKKIAGYAHEAGRALIIVVNKWDAIEKDERTMQQFEAKIRDEFQFISYAPILFVSAHTKQRLNAILPMIQTVAENHALRVKTNVLNDVIMDAIAMNPTPTIKGKRLKINYATQVSVKPPTFVVFVNDPELLHFSYKRFLENRIRDTFGFKGTPIRIIARKKND
- a CDS encoding YphA family membrane protein, which codes for MEEIIFYWVAWIFWVWITWIMAKNKMRIRLGIITLLAIIFSSYDIAMFHFLINGGVIFFLCLSIYLLVTESFVFQIYLCLTSLMISLGYISLILFSIYDPVWLIVSLSFIAAVYLSMMCTFFSKKLNHQLINLFLSATIGEIGLGIILNEIGLYNEIGTDGFLTRLTLAIVGIMLIFAYKQFVNFMDRLVHKLKEEKRNVI
- a CDS encoding RNA-guided endonuclease TnpB family protein; translation: MATITYLVKLKKPSKRKHKAWLREQKTFVHCLNDCVTRLLNGEKLTSKNVPFPLKSTIKNEAIRRAKKAVSDYKMEVAKSIPVFKANTPISINNQNWDTQFKKGRWYLGFTTSMGKKYLPVLETDWVNTYFPYLTKLNRNFRGTIQLLRRRRNWYVAIPIEISCDIGQSSQNKETQRTPIGIDLGLRHIAVITELEPGKRQWFSGKEVGYIRRHFRSLRRSLGKKKAQRAIEQIGNKERRWITDYNRKLAHDLITFCLQFNQPMIQIEQLENIRNTCKTTKQADRTIHSWPFYQLKMFIKQKAAKHNIPVTDIDPYKTSQTCFHCGYEDKRNRYKSKFHCKQCGYVCHADLNAAKNIARSARSTSLAV
- the fni gene encoding type 2 isopentenyl-diphosphate Delta-isomerase gives rise to the protein MREKRKKEHIEYALSTGQSREHGFHDVTFVHQSLPGTSLYTIDLTTKIGELDLSLPIFINAMTGGGGRRTEKINSQLAEAARECNLAIGVGSQMAAIKDPFQERTYKVMRDKNPNGVIFANLGSEATVEEAKKAIEMIEANALQIHVNAVQELVMPEGDRDFCDALLNIEKIAKHIEIPLIVKEVGYGMSKETAKKLLDAGVNIVDIGGFGGTNFSLIENKRRDRMLTFMNEWGIQTASSIAEVTQTSPFIDVIASGGIQTGLEVAKSIALGASACGMAGFFLNILLNEGLESLIKEIEYILNELKMIMTALGRKDIQSLQKAPIVISGNTHHWLTERGIKPSKFSNR
- the rpsA gene encoding 30S ribosomal protein S1, with amino-acid sequence MVDERNNELTLEIGQEVTGTVSKIEEKHALIDIGYKIEGVLPISELSSLHIDKISDVLSEGDELKLKVKKSSEDEIVLSKRAVDAEKAWEDLQGKYENKETFDVEIADVVKGGLVTDLGVRGFIPASLVENHFVEDFSDYKGKTLAVKIVEFDPDSNKVILSHRAVLDEEAEKKKKEILTSLQPGEVKTGIVQRITDFGAFVNIGGIDGLVHISQLAHHHVETPDEVVKEGDEVKVKILSVDVENERISLSIKATLPGPWEELEGKIKPGDELTGTVKRLVSFGAFVEIAPGVEGLVHISEISNRHIGTPAEVLKENQEVKVKVLDFNPEAKRVSLSIKALEQNTNDYSTTHKNDYAQHDSDTSTGFSVGDMIGDQLKKYK
- a CDS encoding lysophospholipid acyltransferase family protein, whose amino-acid sequence is MNFIYLLGKFLFFIYFKTFNRLTIVGKDNIPVDKGVLLCSNHISNFDPPLVGVATPRKVRFMAKAELFSNPIMKWLMNALGTFPVKRGLNDKQALRNGINILNNGEVLGFFPEGTRSKTGKLGSGLAGAGFFALRSDAVVVPCAIVGSYKPFKKIIIIFGKPVNFKEYSEKMSAKDATAIIMEQISGLLESSERNI
- the cmk gene encoding (d)CMP kinase yields the protein MRKIQIAIDGPAGAGKSTVARQVASNLNYLYIDTGAMFRALTYEAIKANIHFSDAAGLKKLLENTEIHLIQDKVGQKVIVNGEDVTEAIRSQEVTNAVSKVAVHKEVREEMLTRQRFLAKNGGVVMDGRDIGTCVLKDAALKIFLTASVEERARRRFEELLSKGVSTNLDELQTEIELRDRQDSEREIAPLKKAEDAIVIDSTNLSIQEVVNKILGLVKERNG
- a CDS encoding flagellar brake protein translates to MLEIGDVIELEPNFNEDSKKFRSKVVDVGEHSIFISLPTNDSTNTDGVFLIGLTCNAKFVSKNKTAYKFQTKIIGRKKEKILMFELSLPPKDEFIRIQRRSYVRVEAQIKVEVSAMNEEFPTFESITLDISGGGLSVLLPEKHDLSNDVKIQCAFTLPFQCGDRMHFQQTCSVVRISEDNNRKKGSFKFEDIEEKDRQAIIRYCFERQLALRKKGLLS
- the ypeB gene encoding germination protein YpeB, whose translation is MIRSILIGLLAVATVATGYWGYTEHQEKNAILTHSENNYQRAFHQLTYRIDQLNEEIGSTLAMNSRRQLSPSLAEVWRITSEARGDVGQLPLALLPFNKTEEFLSNIGDFSYRVAVRDLDKEPLSDEEMKTLKKLYKNSGEIKQELRKVQSIALENNLRWMDVDLALASEKQPMDNTIIDGFQTVEKNVEGYTEVDWGPGKNNDLKKEEKLNKKLTGEKISANDAKDIAKRFLNLDSSANMKVNATNNDSEYAAYNVTVNGSGKDEAVYMDISKKGGHPLWMLNNRNVAENKIGLNDASKRAANYLKKHGFKNMVLTESNQFDHVGVFTFVHSQDNILVYPDSVIIKVALDDGSIVGYEGMKYLSSHKERKFPSEKISIDEARKSVNPNLKVQEERMSLIENELKQEVLCYEFLGTMGDDTYRIFINASNGEEEKVEKLKEAEPLYSS